The following DNA comes from Musa acuminata AAA Group cultivar baxijiao chromosome BXJ1-4, Cavendish_Baxijiao_AAA, whole genome shotgun sequence.
CTTGATGAGATACTCCGAGATGCTACTGGCGCCGAAGTTGGCTGTGGCCGAGGTCGTAGAGGCGGCGGGGACTATGGCAGTGGCGGAGAAGCTATACGCCGCCGTCACTGGCTCGGGTGCCGAGATGGGAGCGGCGGAGAAGCGGACGCCGGTGAGGAGGAACCTGCTATGCTTCATGGTGAGGTGGTTGGCGCTGTGTATGGAGGCATCGCAGGCTCCACAGAGGATCGCTCTGTCCTCTCGGCAGAACAGAACTGCTCTCTTCTCCTACAAATCATACCACCGTAACTCAACTCTTTCCCCGTAAAGATTCGAACTTTGGCCGCGAAATGACGCCATGGAATGGATCTTACAGCAAAGCGTTCAAAAAATCTATGGAGCCTCTTGAATCGGTTCTGATACTCGAACTACCTGACAGACGTCGCAGAGGGGATTGGAGCGGGCGGAGGGGGAGTCGAGGGAGAAGCGGCGGTGCTTGCCGGCGAGGATGTTGGCGCAGTGCACCCGGCGGTCGCAGGTGTCACAGAGAGCGGCCTCGTCCGCGCAGCAGAACACCAAAGCC
Coding sequences within:
- the LOC135642582 gene encoding B-box zinc finger protein 20-like; the protein is MKIQCDVCGKEEALVFCCADEAALCDTCDRRVHCANILAGKHRRFSLDSPSARSNPLCDVCQEKRAVLFCREDRAILCGACDASIHSANHLTMKHSRFLLTGVRFSAAPISAPEPVTAAYSFSATAIVPAASTTSATANFGASSISEYLIKMCPGWHVEDLLDDDAAANVAMDGFSKVDESLPSLDADLDSGGGLETICAPHVPQLPPPGPPAGGAAHDQHRLGGNKVGINFRERTEQALVVPQSSSIPTPNKRPRRSLTFGVPKVS